The following coding sequences are from one Candidatus Culexarchaeum yellowstonense window:
- a CDS encoding acyl carrier protein, producing the protein MAVGFVVMPIATKNKEGINMLSLFKKFLKFLKESRKGNLYETIHLRQPLSAKEFIDLMQNPIYNENLVDTVRKIISKEVIVRYQHKFCYRQIYPSDKLIDDLGLCKIDCLDYASIIIRLESLLGINIPGNEAEEVKTVEDLINLCAKYYFKN; encoded by the coding sequence TTGGCTGTTGGATTCGTTGTTATGCCCATTGCTACTAAAAATAAGGAGGGCATTAATATGCTTTCATTGTTCAAAAAATTCTTAAAATTCCTCAAGGAATCAAGAAAAGGCAATTTGTATGAAACTATACATTTACGGCAACCTTTGTCTGCTAAGGAGTTTATAGATTTGATGCAAAATCCAATTTATAATGAAAATTTAGTAGATACAGTAAGAAAAATTATATCTAAAGAAGTAATTGTTAGATATCAACATAAATTTTGTTATCGCCAAATATACCCTTCAGATAAACTTATTGATGATCTTGGTTTATGTAAAATTGATTGTTTAGATTATGCTTCTATTATAATTAGATTAGAATCTTTATTAGGTATTAATATACCTGGTAATGAAGCTGAGGAGGTAAAGACTGTAGAAGATTTGATTAATTTATGCGCAAAATATTATTTTAAAAATTAG